One genomic segment of Thermodesulfobacterium sp. TA1 includes these proteins:
- a CDS encoding DUF5320 domain-containing protein, whose product MPWGDRTGPLGLGPRTGRGLGFCSGADAPGFMVPGPGRGMGFGWGRGRGWRCFRWFGGLGRGWRWFWRRTFWGGASQVDETEILRQEAEVLRKNLEAIERRLGEIEKNK is encoded by the coding sequence ATGCCTTGGGGAGACAGAACAGGACCGCTTGGATTAGGTCCAAGAACAGGTAGAGGTTTAGGATTTTGTTCTGGGGCAGATGCCCCAGGATTTATGGTTCCAGGGCCAGGTAGAGGTATGGGGTTTGGTTGGGGAAGAGGTAGAGGTTGGAGATGTTTTAGATGGTTTGGAGGTTTAGGAAGAGGCTGGAGATGGTTTTGGAGAAGGACTTTTTGGGGAGGGGCTTCTCAGGTAGATGAGACAGAGATCTTAAGGCAAGAGGCAGAGGTCTTAAGAAAAAATCTGGAGGCTATAGAAAGGCGTTTAGGCGAAATCGAAAAGAATAAGTAA
- a CDS encoding NifB/NifX family molybdenum-iron cluster-binding protein — MKICITSQGKELGSEIDPRFGRCKYFIFYDTETDQYEAVENRWREAAQGAGTQAGQFVASKGVSVLITGKIGPGAERVIKAAGIKVIEAQGMVIDAINKVKQG; from the coding sequence ATGAAAATTTGTATTACTTCTCAAGGAAAAGAATTAGGTTCAGAGATAGACCCAAGGTTTGGGCGTTGTAAATATTTTATATTTTATGATACAGAAACAGACCAATATGAGGCAGTAGAAAATCGCTGGAGAGAGGCTGCTCAAGGTGCTGGAACTCAGGCTGGTCAATTTGTTGCCTCGAAGGGAGTTAGTGTTTTAATTACTGGTAAAATAGGACCTGGAGCAGAAAGGGTGATAAAGGCTGCAGGGATAAAAGTGATAGAGGCCCAAGGTATGGTAATAGATGCGATAAATAAAGTTAAGCAAGGCTAA
- a CDS encoding Mrp/NBP35 family ATP-binding protein codes for MAEEKTCQCGSQCEEESIKDESEIKLQKTVSDIKRKILVLSGKGGVGKSTVSANIAVGLAQKGYQVGLLDVDIHGPNIPNMLGLQGLIPLITDIGLFPIKAYENLQVISIGFFLEGKDTPVIWRGPLKHNMIKQFLTEVRWGKLDYLVVDSPPGTGDEVISVVQLLNKVDGAVIVATPQEVALADVRRSIRFCLEASVPVLGIVENMSGFVCPRCGDVIEIFKTGGAEKLAQEYNVPFLGKIPLDPRVVQGGDEGKPVLLYYPDSEPAKAFAKVVDQIAEALKI; via the coding sequence ATGGCAGAAGAGAAGACCTGTCAATGTGGAAGTCAATGTGAAGAAGAAAGCATAAAAGATGAAAGTGAAATAAAATTGCAAAAAACCGTATCAGACATTAAAAGAAAGATTTTAGTTTTATCTGGTAAAGGTGGGGTTGGTAAAAGCACGGTTTCTGCTAATATTGCTGTAGGGTTAGCACAAAAGGGATATCAGGTAGGTCTTCTTGATGTCGATATACACGGTCCTAATATTCCTAACATGCTGGGGTTGCAAGGACTAATTCCTTTAATTACAGATATAGGGCTTTTTCCTATAAAAGCTTATGAAAATTTACAGGTAATCTCTATCGGGTTTTTTTTAGAAGGAAAAGATACCCCTGTGATCTGGAGAGGTCCTTTAAAGCATAACATGATAAAACAGTTTTTAACCGAGGTGCGATGGGGAAAGCTTGACTATCTGGTGGTAGACTCTCCTCCAGGAACAGGAGATGAGGTTATCTCGGTGGTGCAACTTCTTAATAAAGTAGATGGTGCGGTTATCGTGGCCACCCCTCAAGAAGTCGCTTTGGCAGACGTACGCAGGTCTATAAGGTTTTGTCTTGAAGCCTCCGTCCCGGTCCTTGGGATTGTTGAAAACATGAGTGGTTTTGTCTGTCCTCGTTGTGGGGATGTTATAGAAATATTTAAAACCGGAGGGGCAGAAAAGCTTGCCCAGGAATACAACGTTCCATTTTTAGGAAAAATCCCTCTTGACCCAAGGGTTGTGCAAGGAGGAGATGAAGGAAAACCTGTTTTACTTTATTATCCTGACAGTGAACCTGCTAAGGCTTTTGCTAAGGTGGTTGACCAAATTGCAGAGGCTTTAAAGATATGA
- a CDS encoding MBL fold metallo-hydrolase, with the protein MIELIIVFDNYLGEKGFETGWGYSCLIKRDEEFLLFDTGEDGQKLIKNLQRAGLDPTSISKVVISHAHKDHTGGLKEISGLNLKAEIYVGASFYEEARRLLPEAKLYKVSSNPLEIIKGVFVTGELEGPIKETSLAINTKEGLIIITGCAHPGVKKIIEKTTSEINPKVFALLGGLHLLHRKREEILDLLTYLESKNFKHLAPSHCTGDLALKLFQEHFKDKFLKVGVGTHICWRERDGYILTL; encoded by the coding sequence ATGATAGAACTTATCATAGTTTTTGATAATTATCTTGGAGAAAAGGGGTTTGAAACCGGATGGGGATATAGCTGTCTTATCAAAAGAGATGAAGAATTTCTTCTTTTTGATACAGGAGAAGATGGACAAAAGCTGATAAAAAATCTTCAAAGAGCCGGGTTAGACCCTACCTCAATTTCTAAAGTTGTTATATCTCACGCCCATAAAGACCATACCGGGGGTTTAAAAGAAATATCAGGTTTAAACCTCAAAGCTGAAATTTATGTTGGAGCTTCGTTTTATGAAGAAGCCAGAAGACTTTTGCCTGAGGCAAAACTTTATAAAGTTTCTTCAAACCCTTTGGAAATAATCAAAGGAGTTTTTGTTACCGGAGAGTTAGAAGGACCGATAAAAGAAACTTCTTTAGCTATAAACACTAAAGAAGGTTTAATCATCATTACAGGTTGTGCCCATCCTGGAGTAAAAAAGATCATAGAGAAAACAACTTCTGAGATTAACCCTAAGGTTTTTGCCCTTTTAGGTGGGTTGCATCTTTTACATAGAAAACGAGAAGAAATCCTTGATTTGTTGACTTATTTAGAATCAAAAAATTTTAAACACCTCGCCCCTTCTCATTGTACCGGAGATTTAGCCTTAAAGCTTTTCCAAGAACATTTTAAAGATAAGTTTTTAAAGGTAGGTGTAGGTACTCATATTTGTTGGAGAGAAAGAGATGGATACATCCTCACCTTATGA
- a CDS encoding class I SAM-dependent methyltransferase encodes MDTSSPYEVFVKKYDAWYDSEEGKILYENEKKCIEPLIKSCDKVLEVGVGTGRFALLAKHAVGIDIAFFPLKMAKKRGVWVIQAKAEELPFKDKSFECVMFVLSLSFIKDGFKSLLEAKRVLKEQGKIIICEVFKGSKLGKVYEEKKQKGHPFYSHANFYDFIEFKKMLEACGLRIAKAYGTLVNYPCKPVRLEDPSEISFDTQVLAQLPGFVCLEVRP; translated from the coding sequence ATGGATACATCCTCACCTTATGAGGTTTTTGTCAAAAAATATGATGCTTGGTATGATTCGGAAGAAGGTAAGATTTTGTATGAAAACGAGAAAAAATGTATTGAGCCTTTGATTAAAAGTTGTGATAAAGTTTTAGAAGTAGGTGTGGGAACAGGAAGGTTTGCCCTTTTAGCCAAGCATGCTGTCGGAATAGATATAGCCTTTTTCCCTTTAAAAATGGCGAAGAAAAGAGGAGTTTGGGTTATCCAAGCAAAGGCAGAGGAATTGCCTTTTAAAGATAAAAGTTTTGAGTGTGTAATGTTTGTTTTGTCTTTAAGTTTTATAAAAGATGGGTTCAAGTCCTTACTTGAAGCTAAAAGGGTTTTGAAAGAGCAGGGTAAAATAATCATTTGTGAGGTTTTTAAGGGGTCAAAGCTTGGCAAGGTTTATGAAGAAAAAAAGCAAAAAGGGCATCCCTTTTATAGTCATGCCAATTTTTATGATTTCATTGAGTTTAAAAAAATGTTAGAGGCTTGCGGTTTAAGAATCGCTAAGGCTTACGGAACCCTTGTAAATTATCCTTGTAAGCCTGTAAGATTAGAAGACCCGTCAGAAATTTCTTTTGATACTCAGGTTTTAGCTCAACTACCTGGTTTTGTGTGTTTAGAGGTTAGGCCATGA
- a CDS encoding ATP-binding protein encodes MIISIASGKGGTGKTTVAVSLALSIGNSQIIDCDVEEPNVHLFLKPEVKQTFEVNTLIPEVDYQKCTYCGYCAKVCAYNALSVLNFEQNGQVLLFPHLCHGCKGCILLCPEKALFEGFRPIGKIIVGFKEKVEFIEGRLNVSEVLAPRVIEEAKELINPNKITIIDAPPGTSCPAVAAIKGSDFCLLVTEPTPFGLHDLELAYEVTQVLKVPAGVIVNKSQEQEDELVETFCERTNLPVLMKIPFKREIAEVYSKGIPLVVAMPEYREKFRNLINLIKELKR; translated from the coding sequence ATGATAATTTCAATTGCCAGTGGAAAGGGTGGGACAGGAAAAACTACCGTTGCAGTTTCTTTAGCTTTAAGTATAGGAAATTCGCAAATCATCGATTGCGATGTAGAAGAACCAAACGTTCATTTGTTTTTAAAACCAGAGGTTAAGCAAACGTTTGAGGTAAATACCCTTATTCCTGAAGTAGATTATCAAAAATGTACATATTGTGGTTATTGTGCTAAGGTATGTGCATACAATGCCCTGTCTGTGTTAAATTTTGAACAAAACGGACAGGTTTTATTGTTTCCTCATCTGTGCCATGGTTGTAAAGGCTGTATTTTACTTTGTCCTGAGAAAGCTTTGTTTGAAGGTTTTAGGCCTATTGGAAAAATCATCGTAGGTTTTAAAGAGAAAGTAGAGTTTATAGAAGGACGGTTAAACGTTTCAGAGGTGCTTGCTCCAAGGGTGATTGAAGAGGCTAAAGAATTGATTAATCCTAACAAAATAACCATCATAGATGCACCCCCTGGAACTTCTTGTCCGGCAGTAGCTGCGATTAAAGGCTCTGATTTTTGTTTGCTTGTTACCGAACCAACTCCTTTTGGGCTTCACGACTTGGAGCTTGCTTATGAAGTAACCCAAGTCTTAAAGGTTCCTGCAGGGGTAATCGTTAATAAATCACAAGAGCAAGAAGATGAACTGGTAGAAACCTTTTGTGAGAGAACTAACCTTCCTGTTTTAATGAAAATTCCTTTTAAAAGGGAGATCGCCGAGGTTTATTCAAAGGGAATCCCTTTGGTGGTTGCTATGCCAGAATATAGAGAAAAATTTCGGAACCTTATTAATTTAATAAAGGAATTAAAACGATGA
- a CDS encoding ATP-binding protein, producing MKQILVISGKGGTGKTFFTGCLAVAISNKVIVDCDVDAANLHLLLDPKIEQSFEFIGGRFALINKENCIECGVCRETCQFGAITEDFQVDLLSCEGCTVCSYVCPTSAVSLNDRISGHYFISNTEYGKMVYARLGIAQENSGKLVTKLRELAKEIAEVNNADFIIIDGPPGVGCPVMASMTGVDLAIAITEPTVSGLHDLKRVIELAKHFKVELKVIINKYDLNLQMSEYITEEIKKEGIEVIGILPFSEEILASVKAGVPYLKFSKSSLAQKIEQIIYKII from the coding sequence ATGAAGCAGATTTTAGTAATCAGCGGAAAAGGTGGAACAGGAAAAACCTTTTTTACCGGTTGCCTTGCGGTAGCCATCTCAAATAAAGTGATTGTGGATTGTGATGTAGATGCAGCCAATCTACATTTACTTTTAGATCCTAAGATAGAACAATCTTTTGAGTTTATCGGAGGTAGGTTTGCTCTTATAAACAAAGAAAACTGTATTGAATGCGGGGTTTGTAGAGAGACTTGCCAATTTGGAGCTATCACAGAAGATTTTCAGGTAGATCTGCTTTCTTGTGAAGGTTGTACCGTCTGTAGTTATGTTTGCCCTACTTCTGCGGTAAGTCTTAACGATAGAATTTCTGGACATTATTTTATTTCAAACACCGAGTACGGAAAGATGGTTTATGCACGTTTAGGTATTGCCCAAGAAAACTCAGGTAAATTGGTTACTAAACTCAGGGAGTTGGCTAAGGAGATAGCCGAGGTTAATAACGCAGATTTTATAATCATCGATGGACCACCTGGGGTAGGTTGTCCGGTGATGGCTTCTATGACAGGGGTTGACTTGGCTATAGCGATTACTGAACCTACGGTTTCAGGCCTTCATGATTTAAAAAGGGTTATAGAACTTGCTAAGCATTTTAAAGTAGAACTAAAAGTAATCATTAATAAGTATGACTTAAACCTGCAGATGAGCGAATACATTACCGAGGAAATAAAAAAGGAAGGGATTGAAGTTATAGGTATCCTACCCTTTTCTGAAGAAATTTTAGCCTCGGTAAAAGCTGGAGTTCCTTATTTAAAATTCTCTAAAAGTAGTTTAGCTCAAAAAATCGAACAGATAATCTATAAAATCATCTAA
- a CDS encoding transposase, producing the protein MGEEKYLDFGYLGLKGRGLAKEIKRRIKVIEVFPDEGSVERLLYLILKELNERLNSRKLRGFNKIELGNYHAFPGKIFTQ; encoded by the coding sequence ATGGGAGAAGAGAAATACTTGGATTTTGGATATTTGGGTCTGAAGGGAAGGGGGTTAGCGAAAGAGATAAAAAGGAGGATAAAGGTAATAGAAGTATTTCCGGATGAAGGCTCTGTTGAGAGGTTGTTATATTTAATCTTGAAAGAACTGAATGAGAGGTTAAACTCAAGGAAGTTAAGAGGGTTTAATAAAATTGAATTGGGGAACTACCATGCCTTTCCTGGAAAAATTTTTACACAATAA
- a CDS encoding methyltransferase domain-containing protein yields the protein MIDYIKRGVELILRIEWESKLAKHVDEYFCKVNVWRECDLFPEELRGLVRDGAVGESIKVNYQAGKLLPFNKEKVFECKAWQCSPPDKLKHIKLRKGRFYPLGYFRGIPGIYAGNPYPGRILAIENNGDFILDANHPLSYYDLKFEAKILNIFEKTSELGGRCKDHMEIFLLGPGMQARYYNEPTDFGIDEKEAFLREDKSPDTIFYAEPRLIGHIDRVCHENLVRFYAQNLPKSGRILDLMSSYESHLPSGEYEIWGLGINEIELRENLQLNERIVKDLNAEPSLPFKDEFFDAIVCDLSIEYVIKPLELLKEVKRVLKKGGKFFFSFSNRYFPSKVIRSWIDMHEFERMGFVLELLTRTEGLGNLKTYSLRGYTRPIDDKWSIACNLSDPLYVVYGERVS from the coding sequence ATGATAGATTACATTAAAAGAGGGGTTGAGCTGATTTTAAGGATTGAGTGGGAATCGAAACTTGCTAAACATGTTGATGAGTATTTTTGTAAGGTGAATGTTTGGAGGGAGTGCGACCTTTTCCCTGAGGAATTACGTGGTCTTGTTAGAGATGGAGCAGTTGGGGAAAGCATTAAGGTTAATTATCAAGCTGGGAAACTTTTACCTTTCAATAAGGAAAAGGTCTTTGAGTGTAAGGCTTGGCAATGCAGCCCACCAGATAAACTAAAACATATCAAGTTAAGAAAGGGAAGATTTTATCCTCTTGGATATTTCCGTGGCATTCCAGGGATTTATGCAGGAAATCCCTATCCAGGAAGGATTTTAGCGATAGAAAATAATGGAGATTTCATTCTTGATGCAAACCATCCCCTTTCTTACTACGATTTAAAGTTTGAGGCAAAGATTTTAAATATCTTTGAAAAAACATCGGAACTTGGTGGAAGGTGCAAAGATCACATGGAAATCTTTCTACTTGGACCTGGGATGCAGGCTCGGTATTATAATGAACCAACTGATTTTGGTATAGATGAAAAAGAGGCATTCTTGCGAGAGGATAAGTCCCCTGATACTATCTTCTATGCTGAACCTCGTTTGATAGGACATATTGACAGAGTATGCCATGAAAACCTCGTTAGATTCTATGCACAAAACCTACCTAAATCTGGTAGAATACTTGACCTTATGAGCTCCTATGAATCCCATTTACCGAGTGGTGAGTACGAGATTTGGGGTCTTGGAATTAATGAGATAGAGCTTAGAGAAAATTTACAGCTTAATGAGAGAATTGTTAAAGATTTGAACGCAGAGCCTTCGCTTCCTTTCAAGGATGAATTTTTTGACGCAATTGTCTGTGACCTCTCGATTGAATACGTTATTAAACCTCTTGAACTACTCAAAGAGGTTAAAAGAGTATTAAAAAAGGGTGGAAAGTTCTTCTTTTCCTTTTCAAACAGATATTTTCCATCCAAGGTTATAAGAAGTTGGATAGACATGCATGAATTTGAGAGGATGGGATTTGTGCTTGAGCTTTTGACAAGAACTGAAGGTTTAGGAAATTTAAAAACTTACTCCCTAAGGGGATATACCCGTCCGATTGATGACAAATGGAGCATAGCTTGTAACCTATCAGATCCTCTCTACGTGGTTTATGGAGAAAGAGTTTCGTAG
- a CDS encoding FAD-dependent oxidoreductase, whose amino-acid sequence MEVAVVGAGIGGIFGALVFRHLGYEVSLLEARDKIGGCAETFQRNGVMYNAGATTIPGLNPNYPLERLLTLLNLHDKVKKSYKLLDVVCVVSFEDGKMVRIFADPERTCEEFSQAFPIKGHRTFFSFVERTTRTLLTTPFEFNLNGGIISPLKSLFKIQNLRLLPYLPLAKKKTLSLLSAFYKNVPKELLEYFKAQTFIVGQVELEKANALALTLGIGYNFTGIAYSKIGVGGFLETLAKGLTVNFNCPVKRIERLGEGYLINIINEKIFSQKIIISFPFLENLSVFDSESYLYRYFSRFTCKLSPYSAFVVYGKIKKKVLANFTAKHYLIIGDRDSLKGTSSYLHLSILEQENGEFATFTVSTHTPIKLWANLDEEEVKKLKVELERKIIKIIIKRFEIKESDFVEVFSATPHTFKRYVHRVSLGGFSASVDTPFWSIPNNFTPFNGMYLACDHAFAGQGFMGIALGCLNLYYSLNRKAKD is encoded by the coding sequence ATGGAGGTTGCAGTCGTTGGTGCTGGAATAGGAGGCATATTCGGGGCTTTGGTTTTTAGACACCTTGGATACGAAGTTTCTTTACTTGAAGCGAGGGATAAAATCGGAGGCTGTGCCGAAACTTTTCAAAGAAATGGAGTAATGTATAATGCTGGAGCAACAACTATTCCAGGTCTTAACCCCAACTACCCATTAGAAAGACTTCTCACCTTACTTAATCTTCACGATAAAGTGAAAAAGAGCTATAAACTTTTAGATGTTGTATGCGTGGTTAGCTTTGAAGATGGAAAGATGGTAAGAATATTTGCAGATCCGGAAAGGACTTGTGAGGAATTCTCACAAGCCTTTCCCATAAAGGGGCACAGGACATTCTTTTCCTTTGTTGAAAGAACAACGAGAACATTACTTACAACACCTTTTGAATTTAATCTAAACGGAGGAATAATCTCGCCTCTTAAATCTCTCTTTAAGATTCAAAACTTAAGGTTACTGCCCTATCTTCCTTTAGCAAAAAAGAAAACTCTATCCCTTTTAAGTGCTTTTTACAAGAATGTGCCTAAAGAATTATTAGAATACTTTAAAGCTCAAACTTTTATCGTTGGGCAGGTTGAACTTGAGAAGGCAAATGCCCTTGCTTTAACCTTAGGAATTGGTTACAACTTCACGGGAATTGCTTACTCAAAGATAGGCGTAGGAGGATTTCTCGAAACCTTAGCCAAAGGATTAACCGTAAATTTCAACTGTCCTGTTAAAAGGATTGAAAGGCTGGGAGAAGGATACCTAATAAATATTATAAATGAAAAGATATTTTCGCAAAAGATCATCATATCCTTTCCTTTCTTAGAAAATCTTTCAGTGTTTGATAGTGAGAGTTACTTGTACAGATATTTTAGTAGGTTTACTTGTAAGCTCAGTCCCTACTCTGCCTTTGTGGTCTATGGTAAGATTAAGAAGAAAGTTTTAGCAAACTTTACAGCAAAGCATTATTTGATAATCGGAGACAGGGATAGTCTTAAAGGAACTTCAAGCTATTTACATTTATCAATCCTTGAGCAGGAAAATGGAGAATTCGCAACCTTTACCGTTTCTACGCACACACCAATTAAGCTTTGGGCAAATCTTGATGAGGAAGAGGTTAAGAAGTTGAAAGTTGAGCTTGAAAGAAAAATTATAAAAATAATAATAAAAAGATTTGAAATAAAGGAAAGTGATTTTGTTGAAGTCTTTTCAGCAACACCTCACACTTTTAAACGTTATGTACATAGAGTTAGCCTTGGTGGTTTTTCGGCAAGCGTAGACACACCCTTTTGGAGCATACCTAATAATTTTACCCCTTTTAATGGAATGTATCTTGCTTGTGACCATGCCTTTGCCGGACAGGGATTTATGGGAATAGCCCTCGGTTGTTTGAACCTCTACTACAGCTTGAATAGAAAGGCAAAGGACTAA
- a CDS encoding sensor histidine kinase, which translates to MLEVEARNLEFVEPFVDLKIKITDGMLLLVIGLLYGGVLVGLFYSLLGEGFSRGLLHGFLLGMYIGLLSYIVIYFNNQNVLPKIKQVLLWWVVWGILSFVVGLFGFLLAFKTLLLFKVKVPVFLTQKEKFLIASLSTGILTYLTGLMVYQFVRMRNRKEAIERITLEANYKLTLRMLNAHFLSNSLHTLLELMDMNKEVLECYVKHLVNYQRRALTSPKIIPLKEEISMVNSYVFIEKIRKGRDIVFTTDVDENLENEPIPALILQPIIENAIQHGLPEDKSKHFEISISAKRNGQYIILCVLNNGNPISNFQPGIGLSLLAKKLESQGGKLILKSKNPPCFMVKLPILSIKGYKIAYESSNSR; encoded by the coding sequence ATGTTAGAAGTTGAGGCAAGGAATTTAGAATTTGTTGAACCCTTTGTTGACCTAAAGATTAAAATAACTGATGGTATGTTATTACTTGTCATTGGACTACTTTATGGAGGAGTGCTTGTAGGGCTTTTCTATTCTTTGCTGGGAGAGGGATTTTCAAGAGGTTTACTTCATGGATTCCTGCTTGGAATGTACATTGGGTTGCTATCTTATATTGTAATTTACTTTAATAATCAAAATGTCCTTCCAAAGATTAAGCAAGTTCTCCTCTGGTGGGTTGTTTGGGGGATACTATCCTTTGTGGTTGGGCTCTTTGGTTTCCTTTTAGCCTTTAAGACACTCCTTCTTTTTAAAGTTAAGGTCCCTGTTTTTCTTACGCAGAAAGAGAAATTTCTAATTGCCTCACTTTCCACTGGGATTTTAACCTACTTAACGGGATTGATGGTCTATCAATTCGTAAGAATGCGTAATCGCAAAGAAGCTATTGAAAGGATAACTCTTGAAGCAAACTATAAGCTAACTTTAAGGATGCTTAATGCTCACTTTCTTTCAAACTCCCTTCACACCCTACTTGAGCTCATGGATATGAATAAAGAGGTGCTTGAATGTTATGTGAAACATTTAGTAAACTACCAAAGAAGGGCTCTAACCTCTCCTAAAATTATTCCTTTGAAAGAGGAAATTAGCATGGTTAATTCTTACGTTTTCATTGAAAAAATTCGCAAAGGAAGGGATATTGTTTTTACGACAGATGTAGATGAGAATTTAGAGAACGAGCCTATTCCTGCGCTTATCCTTCAGCCCATCATTGAAAATGCAATTCAACATGGACTACCCGAAGATAAAAGCAAGCACTTTGAGATTTCTATAAGTGCTAAGAGGAATGGACAGTATATCATTCTATGCGTGCTGAATAATGGAAATCCCATATCTAATTTTCAACCAGGGATTGGATTGTCTTTACTCGCAAAAAAGCTTGAATCTCAAGGAGGCAAACTTATACTTAAAAGTAAAAATCCACCTTGTTTTATGGTTAAACTACCAATACTATCCATAAAAGGTTATAAAATAGCCTATGAAAGTTCTAATAGTAGATGA
- a CDS encoding LytTR family DNA-binding domain-containing protein, whose protein sequence is MKVLIVDDEPLALRRLERLLKEAGLQEILKAENAYEAKRILEINPDVDAVFLDVRMPGKDGLKLAREILGERDDVFIVFQTAYDEYTLPAFEVGAVGYLIKPFFFDDIVKVLNRIRKFKGEKPRIFVFNKEGKLVPTALNEIYYFEAQLKHSQCVKKEGSFHCPKSIGYLEEVLKLYGFLRVHKSYLVNLEKIKNITSLPDGRIEITFKEIEKNIITSKLGAKKLREILKI, encoded by the coding sequence ATGAAAGTTCTAATAGTAGATGATGAACCTTTAGCTTTAAGAAGGCTTGAACGTCTTCTTAAGGAGGCTGGTCTACAAGAAATATTAAAAGCTGAGAATGCTTATGAAGCAAAAAGAATACTGGAAATTAATCCAGATGTAGATGCAGTTTTTCTTGATGTCCGTATGCCTGGGAAAGATGGTCTTAAACTTGCTCGAGAGATCCTAGGAGAAAGGGATGATGTATTCATAGTTTTTCAAACCGCCTACGATGAGTATACTTTACCAGCCTTTGAAGTCGGAGCTGTTGGCTATTTAATAAAACCCTTCTTTTTTGACGATATAGTAAAGGTTTTGAATCGAATAAGAAAATTCAAAGGAGAAAAACCTCGAATCTTTGTTTTCAATAAAGAGGGAAAACTTGTTCCCACAGCATTGAACGAGATTTATTACTTTGAAGCACAGCTAAAACACAGCCAATGCGTTAAAAAGGAAGGAAGTTTTCACTGCCCAAAAAGTATAGGGTACTTAGAGGAGGTATTGAAACTCTATGGGTTCTTGAGAGTGCATAAGTCCTACCTTGTAAACTTAGAAAAGATTAAGAATATAACTTCACTTCCTGACGGAAGGATAGAAATTACCTTTAAGGAGATAGAAAAAAACATCATAACAAGCAAACTTGGGGCTAAAAAATTGCGGGAAATTTTAAAAATATAA